One window from the genome of Alkalihalobacillus sp. LMS6 encodes:
- the nrdI gene encoding class Ib ribonucleoside-diphosphate reductase assembly flavoprotein NrdI: MKIYFDSRTGNVKRFTQKLSFDCEQITESLVVDEPFILITYTTGFGDLSPKTRHFLETNHRWLVGVAASGNRIWGDRFARSADTIASTYHVPILHKFELSGTSTDVAHFTQEAHSIDNTNAKHSTQVGSA; encoded by the coding sequence ATGAAAATATATTTTGATTCTAGAACTGGAAATGTCAAGCGTTTCACTCAAAAATTATCGTTTGACTGTGAACAGATTACAGAGTCGTTAGTCGTGGACGAGCCATTCATCCTTATTACGTACACGACAGGGTTTGGTGATTTGTCTCCTAAGACTCGTCATTTCTTAGAAACAAACCATAGATGGCTAGTAGGTGTGGCCGCGAGTGGAAATCGTATCTGGGGAGATCGATTTGCGAGAAGCGCCGACACAATTGCTAGCACGTACCACGTACCGATTCTTCATAAATTTGAACTAAGTGGAACATCCACCGATGTTGCACACTTTACACAGGAGGCTCATTCCATTGACAACACTAACGCAAAACACAGTACCCAAGTGGGTTCAGCTTAA
- a CDS encoding glycosyltransferase family 2 protein — protein MLNNETLHISVLLVIRNEERYIASLIENLLNQKREGYTFELIIVDGESTDKTLDIVNEYVASGHAIKVVTNPKKTLPTGWNIGIKEASGAYILRVDGHTSVPNDFLQQYVDCIKQQPNADVVGGIIQSRGVGKQGKVNEYVYSHPFGVGNSKFRTLEGKDWKGYVDTVPYGAYKRSVFTDVGLFDERLKRNEDIEFHKRMRDLGKTFYLSTTIQSTYYVRPTLKGLIDKSLGDGKWNMIANAATPGALGLRHRIPLLAFITGLLLLIASFFSTTMLLLFSGIVLIYVVLNATVSYQCAKENGISLWLPCIGTFFILHFVRGFASFQAYFSRPYWHIKRTNQ, from the coding sequence ATGTTAAATAATGAAACGTTACACATAAGCGTGTTGCTCGTCATTCGAAATGAAGAGCGCTATATCGCCTCATTAATTGAAAATCTCCTCAATCAAAAAAGGGAAGGGTATACGTTTGAATTAATCATTGTCGATGGAGAATCTACAGACAAAACATTAGATATTGTAAATGAGTACGTGGCTAGCGGACACGCAATTAAAGTAGTAACCAATCCAAAGAAAACATTACCTACAGGATGGAATATTGGAATTAAGGAAGCGAGTGGTGCCTACATTTTGCGTGTAGATGGTCATACTTCCGTTCCTAACGACTTTCTCCAGCAGTATGTAGACTGCATTAAACAGCAGCCAAATGCAGACGTTGTCGGCGGGATTATTCAATCACGAGGTGTTGGAAAACAAGGGAAAGTAAATGAGTATGTCTATTCCCATCCATTTGGTGTCGGCAATTCAAAATTTCGCACATTAGAAGGAAAAGATTGGAAAGGGTACGTTGATACGGTACCATATGGCGCCTATAAACGTTCTGTTTTTACGGATGTGGGATTGTTTGACGAGCGATTAAAGCGAAATGAAGATATTGAATTTCATAAACGAATGCGTGACTTGGGGAAGACCTTTTATTTGTCGACAACGATACAATCAACGTATTATGTGCGCCCAACATTGAAGGGCTTGATTGATAAATCATTAGGCGATGGGAAATGGAATATGATTGCCAACGCCGCTACACCAGGTGCGCTAGGGTTAAGGCATCGAATTCCGCTGCTTGCTTTTATAACAGGCCTTCTCTTATTGATTGCCTCCTTTTTTAGTACGACCATGCTCCTTTTGTTTAGCGGCATCGTTTTGATTTATGTTGTTTTAAACGCCACCGTCTCTTATCAATGTGCAAAAGAAAATGGAATTTCACTTTGGCTTCCGTGCATCGGCACGTTTTTCATCTTGCATTTCGTACGTGGGTTTGCTTCCTTTCAAGCATATTTTTCGCGTCCTTATTGGCATATTAAGCGGACTAATCAATAA
- a CDS encoding sugar transferase: MPNMIPNRATRALTMVVDLLLIVLSYGLAFLLFNDQMTPKNYDAFLGILPWIIVISILFLGIYELDRLVQYDVWDIVRKLAIAVTFILLITMTVSFFFREFAMPRSVLLSAHGFAFLSLFIWKSAYTKYSQLSRKGKVMFIGTEKEFEEMEDSLASFLSKSSYVRWYDKKESLAQLRTQINQFNVVFIGSELDEEKKDRLMFHAMKNKKLVYVVPKVNDMLLMNTSVTTMDDTMVMQVKPFTLSLTQLLVKRGVDIAAAVVMIVATLPVMLVTALAIKLEDRGPIFFKQERVGKNHKPFNILKFRSMVIDAESKTGPILAKSNDDRITKMGKFIRKTRIDELPQLINVVKGDMSLVGPRPEREFFTKQFQRENKWFNYRHAVKPGITGYAQVMGKYTTDADKKLKFDLHYIRNYSFWLDLTILMQTILVVINKAKSEGETNTSKNKKADKKVSYYTKKQQSH, translated from the coding sequence ATGCCAAATATGATACCAAACCGCGCGACACGAGCGCTTACAATGGTCGTCGATTTACTTTTAATTGTATTATCATACGGACTTGCTTTTCTTCTTTTTAATGACCAAATGACTCCTAAAAACTACGATGCTTTCTTAGGAATTTTACCTTGGATTATTGTGATAAGCATTTTATTTCTAGGCATATATGAACTTGATCGATTGGTACAATATGACGTGTGGGATATCGTACGAAAGCTTGCAATTGCCGTCACATTCATCTTATTAATAACGATGACTGTGTCTTTCTTCTTCCGAGAATTTGCGATGCCAAGGTCGGTCCTTCTTTCTGCACACGGATTTGCATTTCTTTCTTTATTTATTTGGAAGTCAGCCTACACGAAATATAGCCAGCTGTCGCGAAAAGGGAAAGTCATGTTTATTGGGACGGAAAAAGAATTCGAAGAGATGGAAGACAGTTTAGCTTCCTTCCTTTCAAAAAGTAGCTACGTAAGATGGTACGACAAAAAAGAATCGCTTGCGCAACTAAGAACGCAAATTAATCAATTCAACGTTGTTTTCATCGGCTCCGAGCTAGATGAAGAGAAAAAAGATCGCTTAATGTTTCACGCAATGAAAAACAAAAAGCTGGTCTACGTCGTTCCTAAAGTGAACGACATGTTGCTAATGAATACGTCGGTTACCACCATGGACGATACGATGGTGATGCAAGTAAAGCCGTTTACACTCTCATTAACACAACTACTTGTTAAACGTGGCGTAGACATCGCCGCTGCGGTTGTAATGATTGTTGCAACGTTACCAGTCATGCTCGTAACCGCTCTTGCCATTAAGCTTGAAGATCGCGGACCGATTTTCTTTAAACAAGAACGTGTAGGGAAAAATCATAAACCCTTTAACATCTTAAAATTTCGTTCCATGGTTATTGACGCAGAGTCGAAAACCGGACCAATCCTCGCGAAATCTAATGATGACCGCATCACGAAGATGGGGAAATTTATTCGTAAAACGAGAATTGATGAATTGCCACAGTTGATTAACGTTGTAAAAGGCGATATGTCGCTTGTTGGTCCAAGACCAGAGCGGGAATTTTTCACAAAGCAGTTCCAACGTGAGAACAAATGGTTCAACTACCGACACGCAGTAAAGCCAGGCATAACTGGCTATGCACAAGTCATGGGGAAATATACGACAGATGCGGATAAAAAACTTAAATTTGATTTACACTATATTCGAAATTACTCCTTCTGGTTGGATTTAACGATTCTGATGCAAACAATTTTGGTTGTGATTAACAAAGCAAAATCAGAAGGCGAAACGAATACAAGCAAAAATAAAAAAGCGGACAAGAAAGTTTCTTACTACACAAAGAAGCAACAGAGCCACTAA
- a CDS encoding SGNH/GDSL hydrolase family protein: MMLKKAIFPLVIVFSVTGIIVSYLYYQQQISSIAEDATTLSTTDQSEITTEEEVINESDLEDVYSSGWLGAYFDSEPSGDQHLVFVGSNAFESTESDLTWPSIVMDETLEAIAPTEMGYDVLTFSEETITSSLIDDAASAIIAAEPTLLIVESFSLNDNQYYLPFTEEESVENLATFLTHMENELPDIEIIVVPSNPFPNALHYLERKQVLDEQADSLPGEYVDHWQEWPTGAELETVIQNLRPNDEGQQIWADAFLEFFIDS, encoded by the coding sequence ATGATGTTGAAAAAAGCAATTTTCCCTCTTGTTATTGTTTTTAGTGTAACAGGAATTATCGTAAGCTATTTGTATTACCAGCAGCAAATTTCTTCTATTGCTGAAGATGCAACAACACTTAGTACCACTGATCAATCGGAAATAACCACTGAAGAAGAAGTCATAAATGAGTCGGACCTTGAAGATGTCTATTCTTCTGGCTGGTTAGGAGCCTATTTTGATTCAGAGCCTTCCGGCGATCAACATCTTGTATTTGTTGGATCTAACGCGTTTGAAAGCACGGAAAGTGACCTTACTTGGCCATCTATTGTCATGGATGAAACTCTTGAGGCCATTGCCCCCACCGAAATGGGCTATGACGTTTTAACATTTAGTGAAGAAACGATAACGTCTTCTTTAATCGATGATGCGGCTTCGGCCATTATCGCAGCTGAACCAACCCTGCTAATTGTTGAATCGTTCTCATTGAATGATAATCAATACTACCTTCCGTTCACCGAAGAAGAATCTGTTGAAAATTTAGCTACCTTTTTGACACATATGGAAAATGAACTACCAGATATTGAAATCATTGTCGTTCCTTCTAATCCTTTTCCTAATGCCTTACATTATCTAGAACGAAAACAAGTTCTTGATGAACAAGCGGATTCATTGCCAGGAGAATACGTTGATCATTGGCAAGAGTGGCCGACGGGAGCCGAATTAGAGACGGTTATTCAAAACCTTCGACCAAATGATGAGGGGCAGCAAATTTGGGCCGATGCATTTCTAGAATTTTTTATCGATTCATAA